One genomic window of Ilyobacter polytropus DSM 2926 includes the following:
- a CDS encoding protoporphyrinogen/coproporphyrinogen oxidase has product MNYNIVILGAGISGISTAYHLKEEGINSVIFEKNSSWGGMLDNFEIDGFRFDRFVHLSFAVDEHVKEIFSKSTDFYTHVPDPFNYYKGYWVKHPAQNNLYPLPEKEKTAILEDFKKRENKDVSEIKNYEEWLRVQFGDYFAENFPMAYTRKYWTVDAKKLETKWVGKRIYLPSVKEIEEGCKTNETPVTYYAKEMRYPKTGGYKSFLTSMVEGIDIRQKKEVIKINLGKHKIYFSDGTQCKYKKLVSSLPLPEICKIIEDIPEKVVSASKELLCTSGYLVSLGFNKPDIPKNLWFYIYDEDILSARVYSPSLKSPENAPEGCSSIQAEIYFSNEKKFNLSEDEILDNMVKKLIEMKVFKEEDLILKDIRREEYANVVFKHNIYENRKIVLDFLKEANIKPIGRFGEWKYLWSDQSLISGQMAAEKIIKEL; this is encoded by the coding sequence ATGAATTACAACATAGTAATTTTAGGAGCAGGAATATCAGGAATTTCAACGGCTTATCATTTAAAAGAGGAGGGTATAAATTCAGTAATCTTTGAAAAAAATTCTTCTTGGGGAGGGATGTTAGATAATTTTGAGATTGACGGATTTAGATTTGATAGGTTTGTACATCTTTCTTTTGCTGTAGATGAGCATGTAAAGGAAATATTTTCAAAATCTACAGATTTTTACACTCATGTACCTGATCCATTTAATTACTATAAGGGATATTGGGTAAAGCATCCAGCTCAGAACAACCTTTATCCACTGCCGGAAAAAGAAAAAACAGCTATACTAGAAGATTTTAAAAAAAGAGAAAATAAAGATGTATCTGAAATAAAAAATTATGAGGAGTGGCTTAGAGTTCAGTTCGGAGATTATTTTGCTGAAAATTTTCCAATGGCATATACGAGAAAATACTGGACGGTAGATGCGAAAAAGTTAGAAACAAAGTGGGTTGGTAAAAGGATCTACCTTCCTTCTGTAAAGGAGATTGAAGAAGGGTGTAAAACAAATGAAACCCCAGTAACTTATTATGCTAAAGAGATGAGATATCCTAAAACAGGAGGATATAAATCATTTTTAACTTCTATGGTTGAGGGGATAGACATTAGACAAAAGAAAGAAGTAATAAAAATAAACTTAGGTAAACATAAAATATATTTTTCAGACGGTACTCAATGCAAGTATAAAAAACTGGTATCGAGTCTACCATTACCTGAAATATGTAAAATTATAGAAGATATACCAGAAAAAGTAGTTTCAGCTTCTAAGGAACTTCTGTGCACTTCTGGATATCTTGTGTCTTTGGGATTTAATAAACCCGATATACCTAAAAATCTTTGGTTTTATATCTACGATGAAGATATACTCAGCGCCAGAGTGTATTCACCTAGCCTAAAATCACCTGAAAATGCTCCTGAAGGATGCAGTTCTATTCAAGCTGAAATTTATTTTTCAAATGAAAAGAAGTTTAACCTTTCAGAAGATGAGATTCTAGATAATATGGTAAAAAAACTTATAGAGATGAAAGTTTTTAAAGAGGAGGATTTGATTTTAAAGGATATAAGAAGAGAAGAGTATGCAAATGTTGTTTTTAAACACAACATTTATGAAAACAGAAAAATTGTTCTAGATTTTCTAAAAGAAGCAAATATAAAGCCTATAGGAAGATTTGGGGAATGGAAATATTTGTGGAGTGACCAGAGTCTTATAAGTGGTCAGATGGCTGCAGAAAAAATCATAAAAGAGTTATAA
- a CDS encoding glycosyltransferase: protein MKINTIFLTKSTQSGGVQTLIKTIEKEVLKAGLKVNEIYHKNPWTELYREIDGVNYIKLNTAFENKSFTANFILNIYYARKKLKETVEEKDKIIIYSPNYLLFIPFKILKNNQVILVQTNKMDVYFTKKARIVFKLLSKYINFFAIFTEYDKKRLDKIFPKLIFTLKDRIRYIPRACTIEPAKGPHKYGKNLVFIGRIMEDQKNFVGLIEVMKHLPKNFKLNIYGNGSENEINTLIDKIKDYDNIKFCGATKNVKKVLNENNIFLMTSFYEGFANTLVEARSQGLPIVAYDTFESLKWIVCDGKSGYVIPLGESQKFADAIKEVVSSEERYGEISKNALKMSESTEYNKIMKKWMDILTC from the coding sequence ATGAAGATAAATACAATATTTTTGACTAAATCAACCCAAAGCGGGGGAGTTCAGACCCTAATAAAGACAATAGAAAAAGAGGTCTTGAAAGCGGGCTTAAAAGTAAACGAAATTTATCATAAAAATCCATGGACAGAACTTTATAGAGAAATAGATGGCGTAAACTATATAAAATTAAATACAGCTTTTGAAAATAAATCTTTTACTGCTAACTTTATTTTAAATATCTACTATGCCAGAAAAAAACTAAAAGAAACTGTTGAGGAAAAAGATAAAATCATAATTTATAGTCCAAATTATTTATTGTTTATTCCATTTAAAATATTAAAAAATAATCAAGTAATCTTAGTTCAGACTAACAAAATGGATGTATACTTTACCAAGAAAGCTAGGATTGTGTTTAAATTATTGAGTAAATATATAAACTTTTTCGCTATATTTACAGAATATGATAAAAAAAGACTGGATAAAATTTTTCCAAAATTGATTTTTACTTTGAAAGATAGAATAAGATATATTCCGAGGGCATGTACTATAGAACCTGCAAAAGGTCCTCATAAATATGGAAAAAATCTTGTATTTATCGGGAGAATTATGGAAGACCAGAAAAATTTTGTAGGTCTTATAGAAGTTATGAAACATCTCCCTAAAAATTTTAAGTTGAATATATACGGCAACGGATCAGAAAATGAAATAAATACTTTAATTGATAAAATAAAAGACTATGACAACATTAAGTTTTGTGGTGCAACTAAAAATGTAAAAAAAGTATTGAATGAAAATAATATATTTTTGATGACCTCTTTTTATGAAGGGTTTGCAAATACTCTGGTAGAGGCAAGGAGCCAAGGGCTACCTATTGTAGCATATGATACTTTTGAATCATTAAAATGGATAGTCTGTGACGGTAAAAGTGGATATGTAATTCCATTAGGGGAAAGCCAAAAATTTGCCGATGCTATTAAAGAGGTAGTCAGTTCAGAAGAGAGATACGGTGAAATAAGTAAAAATGCCCTTAAAATGTCAGAAAGTACAGAATATAATAAAATAATGAAAAAATGGATGGATATTTTGACTTGTTAA
- a CDS encoding glycosyltransferase family 2 protein: protein MNIEKNDIFKYKNNFKKYSHVKSWLNFGDPNYKSKPHLTIAIPTYKRPEMLKEAIDSALNQKDFDDYEIIVVDNDSECISKISKTEELIKSYNNPKILYYKNDENLGIYGNWNRCIELARGKWYTMLHDDDLLLEDFLKEVFKLIKNTPEISCVKARHYIYDQRIDAKKKKFKEKLKNLRGKVQRYNELDFLISNPIGGPVGIVMEREKAVAIGGFNEEYYPSSDYVFFTNYCTKYNIYYYNKVLCFYRISKNESLNNGTMIKATRVHYDVINILRGKNNFRNFFFKEYSLYFSLRALKEIKSLWRVEVKKEEMQFLGDNPRLNPLVYYFYFIFKGLWILKRSIPLRPFKKKRTFKNIISRVKNLKFSLLKLK, encoded by the coding sequence ATGAATATTGAAAAAAATGACATATTCAAATATAAAAATAACTTTAAGAAATACAGCCATGTAAAATCCTGGTTGAATTTTGGAGATCCCAATTATAAAAGTAAACCGCATCTGACAATTGCTATACCTACATATAAAAGGCCTGAAATGTTAAAAGAAGCCATTGACAGTGCTCTTAATCAAAAAGATTTTGACGATTATGAAATCATTGTTGTAGACAATGATTCAGAGTGTATTTCTAAAATAAGTAAAACAGAGGAATTGATTAAAAGCTATAATAATCCAAAGATATTATATTATAAAAATGATGAAAATCTTGGTATTTACGGGAACTGGAACAGATGCATTGAACTTGCGAGAGGTAAGTGGTATACAATGCTTCATGATGATGATCTTTTGCTAGAAGACTTCTTAAAGGAAGTATTTAAGCTAATAAAAAATACTCCTGAAATATCATGTGTTAAAGCTAGACATTATATTTATGATCAGAGAATAGATGCAAAGAAAAAAAAGTTTAAGGAAAAACTCAAAAATTTACGGGGTAAGGTACAAAGATACAATGAGCTTGATTTTTTAATATCAAATCCAATAGGTGGACCTGTGGGAATTGTAATGGAAAGAGAGAAAGCTGTGGCTATAGGGGGGTTCAACGAAGAGTATTATCCCTCTAGTGACTATGTATTTTTTACAAATTATTGTACAAAATATAATATTTATTATTATAATAAAGTTTTGTGTTTTTATAGAATATCAAAAAATGAAAGTTTGAACAACGGTACCATGATAAAGGCTACAAGGGTTCATTACGATGTTATTAATATCTTGAGAGGAAAAAATAACTTCAGAAATTTTTTCTTTAAAGAATATTCACTTTATTTTTCTTTAAGGGCTTTGAAAGAGATAAAGTCGCTTTGGAGGGTAGAGGTTAAAAAAGAAGAGATGCAATTTTTAGGGGATAATCCAAGATTAAATCCTCTAGTATACTACTTCTATTTCATATTTAAAGGGTTATGGATTTTAAAAAGATCTATTCCACTCAGACCTTTTAAGAAAAAAAGAACATTTAAAAATATTATTTCCCGGGTGAAGAATCTGAAATTTTCTTTATTAAAGTTGAAATAA
- a CDS encoding TolC family protein — MNKKKFIVAALLAVFARGYAEDMTLNDVLDRLEKSNREIMVQDMEIESLDLQKKKQFKNMLPSASIDWSNDFVDVTDEDQNDFGSGDSTSEVGVSIPLFRGGTLYNQYKKSTLDKENSKYERNLVSYEVQETAIATYFEVLNKRKQAEISRMVQNSLSKQEERLRSLYKSNKMIPKSELLKVQADLILTKSELTREIKEQRSAEETLLVLLDMPFNSDVTFTEDLSEELKIDMFDIDVDLERALKYGSKIKQEDIILENSGIDVKIAKGELYPTLDASASFRLDSVDDDESEYQVSLSASWEIFSWGSTLDDIKQKKINYNQAMTNYKNAVDTIALEVRNQYREMEILSEEVYSQKINLQLEEENMRIDKLRYENGIISTYDYLDSVSGLSTAQERYYSLQRDLLLAIRIYENLLR, encoded by the coding sequence ATGAATAAAAAGAAATTTATTGTCGCAGCTCTACTTGCTGTTTTTGCAAGAGGTTACGCTGAAGATATGACTTTGAATGATGTGCTAGATAGATTAGAGAAAAGTAATCGAGAGATAATGGTACAGGATATGGAAATCGAATCATTAGATTTGCAGAAGAAAAAGCAGTTTAAAAATATGCTTCCAAGTGCTTCAATTGATTGGTCAAATGATTTTGTAGACGTTACCGATGAAGATCAGAATGACTTTGGAAGTGGGGATAGTACCTCTGAGGTAGGTGTCAGCATTCCGTTATTTCGAGGAGGAACTTTATACAATCAATATAAAAAATCAACTTTGGACAAAGAAAACTCCAAGTATGAAAGAAATCTTGTAAGTTATGAAGTTCAAGAAACTGCAATTGCTACTTATTTTGAAGTTTTGAATAAGAGAAAACAGGCGGAAATAAGCCGTATGGTACAAAATTCTCTAAGTAAACAAGAGGAAAGACTAAGATCTCTTTATAAAAGTAATAAAATGATTCCTAAATCTGAACTTTTAAAAGTTCAGGCAGATTTGATATTGACTAAATCTGAATTAACCAGAGAAATAAAAGAGCAAAGATCTGCTGAAGAGACTTTGTTAGTGTTGCTTGATATGCCATTTAATTCAGATGTTACTTTTACAGAGGATTTGTCTGAAGAGCTAAAAATAGATATGTTTGATATTGATGTAGACTTGGAAAGAGCCTTGAAATATGGAAGTAAAATAAAGCAAGAGGACATTATATTGGAGAATTCTGGTATTGATGTAAAAATAGCAAAAGGAGAGCTTTATCCTACCTTGGACGCTTCTGCTAGTTTTAGATTGGATAGCGTTGATGATGATGAGAGTGAATATCAAGTATCTCTTAGCGCCTCTTGGGAGATTTTTTCCTGGGGAAGTACTTTAGATGACATAAAACAAAAGAAAATCAATTATAATCAAGCAATGACTAACTATAAAAATGCAGTGGATACTATTGCATTAGAGGTTAGAAATCAATATAGGGAAATGGAAATATTAAGTGAGGAAGTTTATTCTCAAAAGATTAATTTGCAGTTGGAAGAGGAAAATATGAGAATCGATAAATTAAGATATGAGAATGGAATAATAAGTACATATGATTATTTAGATTCGGTAAGCGGACTTAGTACAGCTCAGGAAAGATATTATTCTCTACAGAGAGACCTGTTGCTGGCTATAAGAATATATGAAAATTTATTAAGATAG
- a CDS encoding glycosyltransferase family 2 protein yields the protein MKKDRMISIIIPFYNVGNYVKETIKSLESQIYREFEVIFVNDASTDKSLEIVKNNLKNVTFDYKIIDMQKNTGPSAARNKGLSEAKGKYIFFLDSDDILSKDMMEKVMCKFLYDDPDLVFFKFKRIDENGRIIQNYNEIFDDVEKIKKSRDIIKKYIDLGIFLFTGNVVYKKELLKDIYFNENNIYCYYVEDQEFIIRVLLKSTKVGYINLDLIGYVQREGSIMNSQFNLKRFNKVRVFNDFYEQYSEIDIELGRLFLKRRNKEILWITRSYIKSVSDQKNIHISRSIKENILTIETRSYLKWKYLREMEAKHKIQIFLLKYFPYLYVRISKII from the coding sequence ATGAAGAAAGACAGAATGATAAGTATAATAATCCCTTTCTATAATGTGGGTAATTATGTGAAAGAAACAATTAAAAGTCTTGAATCACAGATTTATAGGGAGTTTGAGGTTATATTTGTAAATGATGCATCTACAGACAAAAGTTTAGAAATTGTGAAAAATAATCTGAAAAATGTAACATTTGACTATAAAATAATAGACATGCAAAAAAATACAGGTCCCAGTGCTGCTAGAAACAAGGGACTTTCAGAGGCAAAAGGAAAATATATATTTTTTTTAGATTCAGATGATATTTTATCAAAAGACATGATGGAAAAAGTTATGTGCAAATTTTTATATGATGATCCAGATCTTGTTTTTTTTAAATTTAAAAGAATAGATGAAAATGGAAGAATAATTCAAAATTATAATGAAATATTTGATGATGTTGAAAAAATAAAAAAATCCAGAGATATTATAAAAAAGTACATAGACCTAGGGATATTTCTATTTACAGGGAACGTAGTTTATAAAAAAGAGTTATTGAAAGATATTTATTTCAATGAAAATAATATTTATTGTTATTATGTAGAGGATCAGGAATTTATCATAAGAGTATTGCTAAAATCAACTAAAGTAGGATATATAAATCTTGATTTGATCGGGTATGTCCAAAGAGAAGGCTCGATAATGAATAGTCAATTCAATTTGAAAAGATTTAATAAAGTAAGGGTTTTCAACGATTTTTATGAGCAATATAGTGAAATAGATATTGAACTTGGTAGATTATTTCTTAAAAGACGTAATAAAGAGATTTTGTGGATTACAAGGTCCTATATAAAAAGTGTATCAGATCAAAAAAATATACATATTAGTAGATCTATAAAGGAAAATATTTTAACCATAGAGACAAGATCTTATTTGAAATGGAAATATCTAAGAGAAATGGAAGCAAAACATAAAATTCAGATTTTTCTCTTGAAATATTTTCCTTACTTATACGTAAGAATTTCAAAAATAATTTAA
- a CDS encoding lipopolysaccharide biosynthesis protein, whose amino-acid sequence MSLKAELKSGLIINFIARYSGVLIQIVILGILSRLLTPKEFGFVAVIMVFLTFFEMISSMGIGPAVIQEKTLSEEDNSTIFNLTIILGLLFGISFYFFSFVIAEFYQNNEYISVGKYLSLIVFLSSLNIVPLSLLKKSKEFKKIAMIGVSGNLISGSIAVYLAFGGMGYFVLILRPIIGSIYVFILTYRISRLRFRFIFNLETLKKIAQFSIFQSLADILYYFTKNLDNILISKIIGIEALGFYDKAYKLMVYAVQNLTSVMNPVLLPVFSSYKDDSDLIYNSYSKLSKILTLFGLPLSVYLYFTGEEIIYIIFGNQWGQSVPIFKILALSVWMQLILISCGSIFQVSGRSDLLFVNGIVSSVILVCGISYGLIKKDLILVAVGVLVAFFITIIFSYWMMFNKIFKKNFSIFFKELITPFLISVIVFICLYLTTRFLHIKNHYETLIIKSFSTLIGFLCGIYITKEYKLLIKVLFKK is encoded by the coding sequence ATGTCTCTAAAAGCTGAACTTAAATCAGGACTTATAATAAACTTTATAGCAAGATATTCTGGAGTTTTAATACAGATAGTTATTCTAGGTATCTTATCAAGGTTACTGACCCCAAAAGAATTTGGATTTGTTGCTGTTATCATGGTATTTCTCACTTTTTTTGAAATGATAAGCAGCATGGGAATCGGACCTGCAGTGATACAGGAAAAGACTCTTTCAGAAGAGGATAACTCTACAATATTTAATTTAACTATTATTTTAGGGTTATTATTTGGAATTTCATTTTATTTTTTTTCATTTGTAATAGCTGAATTTTATCAAAATAATGAGTATATAAGCGTTGGAAAATATTTATCGTTAATTGTCTTTTTAAGTTCACTTAATATTGTCCCGCTATCTTTGCTAAAAAAATCAAAAGAGTTTAAAAAAATAGCTATGATAGGAGTTAGCGGTAATCTTATATCAGGGTCTATAGCGGTTTATTTAGCATTCGGTGGGATGGGGTATTTTGTGTTGATCTTGAGACCGATTATAGGCTCTATATACGTTTTTATACTTACTTATAGGATATCTAGACTTAGATTTAGATTTATTTTTAATTTGGAAACATTGAAAAAAATAGCACAATTCTCAATTTTTCAGTCACTGGCGGATATTTTATATTATTTCACAAAAAATCTGGACAATATATTGATCAGTAAAATAATCGGTATAGAGGCATTGGGATTTTATGATAAGGCTTATAAACTGATGGTTTATGCAGTACAAAATCTGACTAGTGTCATGAATCCTGTACTTTTGCCGGTTTTTTCAAGTTATAAAGATGATAGTGATCTGATTTATAATTCCTATTCCAAACTCAGTAAAATATTGACATTGTTTGGCTTGCCGCTGTCAGTATATCTTTATTTTACTGGTGAAGAAATAATCTATATTATTTTTGGAAACCAGTGGGGGCAGAGTGTTCCAATATTTAAAATACTTGCTTTAAGCGTCTGGATGCAATTAATATTAATAAGTTGTGGATCAATATTTCAAGTATCAGGAAGATCCGATCTATTATTCGTAAACGGGATTGTTTCTTCTGTTATCTTAGTCTGTGGAATCTCTTATGGCCTAATCAAGAAAGATCTTATTTTAGTAGCTGTGGGTGTTTTAGTAGCTTTTTTTATAACTATTATTTTTAGCTATTGGATGATGTTTAATAAAATTTTCAAAAAGAATTTTTCAATATTTTTTAAAGAGTTAATAACTCCATTTTTAATTTCTGTTATTGTTTTTATTTGTTTGTATTTAACAACTAGATTCTTACATATAAAAAATCATTATGAAACGTTAATTATAAAAAGTTTTTCAACTTTGATTGGGTTTTTATGTGGAATTTATATAACCAAAGAATACAAACTTCTAATAAAGGTTTTGTTTAAAAAATAG
- a CDS encoding YveK family protein yields MQDNNKKEREKNEIRKEIDMVELFMIVKQNWKVLFRTIFIMVALGFTYSYYKADTYKAEVILMVSGSNLISPDRLENSQVSLNQKLVSTYTEIAQSSSIMRDVVQKLDLKNSPESLARKVEVAPVGMTELIKISYEDENPQKAALIVNHVSEEFMIKIKSVMRFDNLKIIESSRVPVNPESKKTKLIIAISMIIGILLGIFEVMWGEYYQNKIKNPEDIERLLDCQVLANVPDYSTVKLDKKSNELKKVKKR; encoded by the coding sequence ATGCAAGATAATAATAAGAAAGAAAGAGAAAAAAATGAAATAAGAAAAGAAATTGACATGGTCGAGCTGTTTATGATTGTTAAACAAAACTGGAAAGTTCTTTTCAGGACAATTTTTATAATGGTGGCCTTGGGCTTTACCTATTCTTACTATAAGGCGGATACTTATAAGGCAGAAGTTATACTTATGGTTTCAGGTAGTAATCTTATATCACCAGATAGGTTGGAAAATTCTCAAGTTTCTTTGAATCAAAAGCTTGTTTCAACTTATACAGAAATTGCCCAGAGTTCTAGTATAATGCGTGATGTTGTACAAAAGTTAGATTTGAAAAATTCTCCAGAGTCTTTGGCAAGGAAAGTCGAAGTTGCGCCAGTGGGGATGACAGAATTGATAAAGATCAGCTATGAAGACGAAAATCCACAGAAGGCTGCTCTTATTGTAAATCATGTTTCAGAAGAGTTTATGATAAAAATCAAGTCAGTTATGCGTTTTGATAACCTAAAAATCATAGAAAGTTCTCGAGTTCCAGTAAATCCAGAGTCTAAAAAAACTAAATTGATAATTGCAATTTCAATGATTATAGGTATTCTTCTAGGAATTTTTGAAGTAATGTGGGGAGAATATTATCAAAATAAAATAAAAAATCCAGAAGATATAGAGAGGCTTTTGGATTGTCAGGTACTCGCAAATGTTCCAGATTATTCTACAGTAAAATTAGATAAAAAATCCAATGAATTAAAAAAAGTCAAAAAACGTTAA
- a CDS encoding CpsD/CapB family tyrosine-protein kinase, with the protein MRRRKLVFFDRDKEHIAEAIRILRTNLYFTESKDRKVVLVTSSIPKEGKSTIAANYALSVAISGEKVILVDCDIRRPRVVDSFGIKANYGLEEVLRGKKNLEDVILHNVERNLDLLPATSFGENVTELFLGKKIVEILDGLKEKYNLIVLDTPPLTVATDAALLSTYADGVVYVVGYDMVFKKELLSGKKLLEKAGANIYGVVVNKVSINGYSMGNYGHYSSNYKYYDEYKKR; encoded by the coding sequence ATGAGGAGAAGAAAACTAGTATTTTTTGATAGAGATAAAGAACATATTGCAGAAGCAATTAGAATACTTAGAACCAACTTATATTTTACAGAATCTAAAGACAGAAAAGTAGTACTGGTGACAAGCTCTATACCAAAAGAGGGGAAAAGTACTATAGCAGCAAATTATGCCCTGAGTGTAGCCATAAGCGGCGAGAAAGTGATTTTAGTGGATTGTGATATAAGAAGACCAAGAGTAGTTGACAGTTTTGGGATAAAAGCCAATTATGGTCTTGAAGAGGTTTTAAGGGGAAAGAAAAATTTAGAAGATGTTATTTTACATAATGTGGAACGGAATTTAGATCTCCTCCCAGCAACAAGTTTTGGTGAGAATGTTACGGAACTATTTCTGGGGAAAAAAATAGTAGAGATTTTGGATGGACTAAAGGAAAAATACAATCTTATAGTTCTGGATACGCCTCCTCTTACTGTGGCAACTGACGCCGCACTTTTATCAACATATGCAGATGGAGTAGTATATGTAGTTGGCTATGATATGGTTTTTAAAAAAGAACTTCTAAGCGGAAAAAAATTACTTGAAAAAGCAGGAGCAAATATATACGGGGTAGTAGTAAATAAAGTAAGTATAAACGGTTATTCAATGGGAAACTATGGACACTATAGTTCTAATTACAAATATTATGACGAATATAAAAAGCGCTGA
- a CDS encoding right-handed parallel beta-helix repeat-containing protein, whose amino-acid sequence MEYFINNKYFKSIVTFIFFITFSISSVSADFFVSPEGSDLNPGTKEKPFKTPEKARDIIREKNLNKKETVVIWFFGGRYFRKESFKLKEKDSGIKNYQIVYKAVPGEKVYWDGGDVLNKYEPILDKEILNRISSRNRKNIFQITLDKSQGENMGSYGPRGFGRTQFPAPAELFINGIPQTIARWPNNGRVPLGQVVDTGSTPRWGDSTYRGAVFKYEIFRPELWTKAKDMYIGGIFSESYADDSIKVSEIDINKKTIKMSEPHLYGFNNKPYTSWYASNLLEEIDIPREYYIDKEAKKIYFYPISGDIKLIQLSQLETPLVVMENASYIKFENIIFENSRGNGIEIKNGRNNTIAGCIIRQIGGIGADVSGGMNHSIISSDIYYTGAGGVSLSGGDRKSLTPSNHMVKNSDIHNVNRWYKTYRPCVNLKGVGQKVINNHLHDVPGQAILFYGNDHLIEYNEIDNCVTDMSDMAAIYTGRDPSVMGHVIRYNFFHHLENKLGSGHGVQAIYFDDDDLYTGIIFGNVFYKAGSNAVIHFNGGGSSSIGNNIFIDCPKVIWGGERERVLSAIRKMHDTRYKNVQKRIFENVDIRKEPFKSRYPYLLKSYESEYNIGTPMWNNVVISSEEKEKMSQFVNPEKMNFKLKKNSEILKLRSEKVVDPVYGLDNEKIKFKDIPFEKIGIYKDRYRGAFIY is encoded by the coding sequence ATGGAATATTTTATTAATAATAAATATTTTAAATCTATAGTTACTTTTATTTTTTTTATTACTTTTAGTATTAGTTCTGTGTCAGCGGACTTCTTTGTTTCTCCTGAAGGAAGTGATCTAAATCCAGGTACTAAAGAAAAACCATTTAAAACACCTGAAAAAGCAAGAGATATCATTCGGGAAAAAAACTTGAATAAAAAAGAAACTGTGGTAATTTGGTTTTTTGGAGGCCGTTATTTCCGAAAAGAAAGTTTTAAACTGAAAGAAAAAGACTCAGGAATTAAGAATTATCAGATAGTATACAAGGCTGTACCTGGAGAAAAAGTCTACTGGGACGGTGGGGATGTTCTGAATAAATATGAGCCTATCTTAGACAAGGAAATCTTAAATAGAATTAGTTCAAGGAATAGAAAAAATATTTTCCAAATAACACTGGATAAATCTCAAGGGGAAAACATGGGTAGTTATGGTCCTAGAGGATTTGGACGAACGCAGTTCCCGGCCCCAGCAGAACTATTTATAAATGGGATCCCGCAAACTATTGCAAGGTGGCCTAATAACGGAAGAGTACCCCTTGGTCAAGTTGTAGATACAGGAAGTACACCACGATGGGGAGATTCAACTTATAGAGGAGCAGTTTTCAAATATGAGATTTTTCGACCTGAATTATGGACTAAAGCCAAAGACATGTATATAGGAGGAATCTTCAGTGAGAGTTACGCAGATGACTCAATAAAGGTTTCTGAAATAGATATAAATAAAAAGACTATCAAAATGTCAGAACCGCATCTCTATGGATTTAACAACAAACCATATACAAGCTGGTATGCTTCAAATCTTCTTGAGGAGATAGATATTCCCAGAGAATATTATATAGATAAAGAAGCTAAAAAAATATATTTTTATCCTATTTCGGGTGATATTAAATTAATTCAACTTTCTCAGTTGGAAACCCCTTTGGTTGTTATGGAAAATGCATCATATATCAAGTTTGAAAATATTATTTTTGAAAATTCTAGAGGAAATGGAATAGAAATAAAAAACGGAAGAAATAATACAATAGCAGGATGTATCATAAGACAAATAGGGGGAATCGGTGCAGATGTATCCGGAGGGATGAATCACTCGATTATTAGCAGTGATATCTATTATACAGGAGCCGGAGGAGTATCTCTTTCAGGAGGAGACCGTAAATCTCTCACACCATCTAACCATATGGTAAAAAACAGTGATATTCATAATGTTAATAGATGGTATAAAACTTACAGACCTTGTGTGAATTTAAAAGGAGTAGGACAAAAAGTAATAAACAATCACCTACATGATGTTCCAGGCCAGGCAATTCTGTTTTATGGGAATGATCATTTGATAGAGTACAATGAGATAGATAACTGTGTGACAGATATGTCAGATATGGCTGCGATTTATACAGGAAGAGATCCGAGCGTAATGGGACATGTTATCAGGTATAATTTTTTCCATCATTTAGAGAATAAATTAGGATCAGGACACGGAGTCCAAGCTATATATTTTGATGATGATGACTTATACACAGGTATAATTTTCGGAAATGTTTTTTACAAAGCCGGAAGTAATGCAGTTATTCACTTTAACGGTGGTGGTAGTTCATCCATAGGAAACAATATTTTTATTGATTGTCCAAAAGTTATATGGGGAGGAGAGCGTGAACGGGTGCTTTCTGCCATCAGAAAGATGCATGATACAAGGTACAAAAATGTTCAAAAGAGAATATTTGAAAATGTAGATATAAGAAAAGAGCCTTTTAAAAGCAGATATCCTTACCTCTTGAAATCTTATGAAAGTGAATACAATATAGGAACCCCAATGTGGAATAATGTTGTGATATCAAGTGAAGAAAAAGAAAAGATGAGTCAGTTTGTAAATCCTGAAAAAATGAATTTCAAACTGAAGAAAAATTCTGAAATTTTAAAATTAAGATCAGAAAAAGTAGTAGATCCTGTTTATGGACTTGATAATGAGAAAATTAAATTTAAAGATATTCCTTTTGAAAAAATCGGGATCTATAAAGACAGGTATAGGGGTGCATTTATTTATTAG